Genomic segment of Candidatus Protochlamydia amoebophila UWE25:
TTTTAGCCTTTAGGCGAAAGGACAATTATTATCATCAAATTAGCATGCCTAAATTTTTTATTTTTTTATTAAAAATATTTTTTGGGTGTTTTATCCTACTGTTTTTTTACAGATTCTACTTTATGGACAGCTTGCTTTCCTGTTTTATTGCTTTTTACAATTACTTGGGGATTTTCGTTAGATGCTTTCACCCGTCGCTTTTTATTTTCCCCAACTTTAACAGTTTCATCTTTGACAACTTTTTTAACAACTTTTCCTTTTATAGAGCCTTGTTGAGAGTTCCATGTTACAGAGTCTCCCTTTTTTATAGATTGAGTCATTTTTCCTCCTTTTAATTATTCTTTTATCTACAAACTAAATTTAATCTAATTTATAAATTATTTTTTTACTTAGCTTTGTTTTTTATAAATTTTATTTTAGTTTAACAAATTTGGCCAATAGGCATTATAATTCAATTTTTAATAACTAAGTTTGATTTTTTGATCAATTTACTATCAATCAATAGTCTAAAAATCATTTTCTCTTTGTAGTGAGCCAAAAATCGTAAACAATTGGGAAAAATTAGCTATGAATAACTGAACTGATGCCAAAATTTTACAATTCTTCGGTTAAATCATTTAAAAATTTGCGATGTTTTGTGTTGATACTTTGTTTATATTTTATTAAATCATGGAATAAAATTCGTCTTCTTATTCTAATTTTTCAAAAAAAATTTCCTTTCTTTTAACAAGTGTACAAAATATGGATGGCAAAAGAGGAGTTAAAATATTCGCTCTTGAAACAAAGACAAGCCATTTACAAAAATGAAAATGAAAGCAATGGGGAAAAAAAACAAAACCCAAAAGCAAAGCCAAAAACGAGAGCCATTATAACGAAGATAATAAACTGAATGATCAAGTTCGAAAGTGCTGCTTGTAAATAGTAAAACAAAGGCTATTGGAAAAAAAACAAACATCCAAAAAATTAACCAGATTAATGACCCTTGATAATGTAATTTGAAGCTACTTATGTTCATTTTTTACCAATTATTAAATTTTTTATTAATGCATTTTTAAGTATTTTTTTCGCTTAAGCCCGACTTTTTTACATAAATTTGTGCTTTTTAATCTTTAAAATTATTTTTAATAGTAATTTCATTACCTATTTTTATCCATACACAAATTTAAATCGAGCACTTGTTGTTTTACTTAAAGTTAAATTTGATTCTTAGATTTGATTGGATCGTCCGCAGTATGTGGTTTGGAAATTAACAAAAATTTAGATAAATAAAAAAAAAACAAAATTTATGAATCAACTAGTAATTGATTAAATACGTGAATATTTGCAATAAATAGGCCTTACTCTTGGGTGCAGTAAAAAACGGATTAAACATCCAATCCTATGTTTAACGCTTGGGCAGAATATTCAATGAGCGGGAAATTAAAAAGTTTTTTATATAAATAGTTTCATTCGAAATGAAGTTTAGCTTACATTCACAAATTCGTTCAGCTGCTTACCCAACAAAAAGTTGAATATAATACTCAGTTAAAAACTTTTTGACGATTATCGATACGCAACTTTAATAATTGAAGCGGTTTTTATAACATTTTGTGGCTAATCATGAAATTGTAAGAAAATGGCTTGATTTTCTTAAAAACTATAAACTTTTGTGTTAAAATATTTATTATTTATTCTCAAGAGAATTTTTAGAAATAGCATTATCCTAACCCCATTCCGATTAATTCATTTTATATGAGGTAAGTGAATCAACATGACTTTTACGTCCAGTAAAAAAATATTTAATAGTTCAGTAATTATTTCTCATTTGTCAAAAAATTTCTAATTTAGCGGTATTCTAATAAAATATACTCTCGTAAAATTAGCAAAGCAAAGCGCGTTCAGGACCAGCATTCTGTAAATTTTGTGTATTAGAGTAATCATAATTAATATTAATATTGAAATAAAAGTGAAAATCAATCCCTATAAACTTAGTTTTAATTGAAATAAGTCCATTTACTAATGAATAGCTATAACGGCCAACGCATTCAAGCACCTGAAAGAAAATTTTAAATATAGGATAAACAATATCTACTATTTTGAATAAAGTAACAGTTGCCCTAAATTTAAACGACCTAAAAAGAGAAGTCGTTTGTATATTTTTTTGTGTGGATGCCTGTTCTTGACAACTTTGATAACCAGCTAAATAATGTTTGTTGTTATTATCACATAAATCAATATTATTCATATAAACTCTCTTACTCTTTCTTTATTGATTTGAAAAACCGGGAAATCCTCAAAAAATTCATCTATTAGCATTTTATCTACAAAATTAGCGGCATGTTGATGAAATAGATGCACCATATCTTCCATTGCTCGATGATGAACCCTGGCAAAAACTTCAGCTGGTATCATTGTTTGTTTTGGTACTTTGTGTCTATAATCATCGATGGCCCACAAGTTAGAAGGTAGATGTATATTTCGCATTTTTTGAATAACTAAGCGGAAATTGACCAGCTTTGTTTCAGGCACTTGACTAATAAAATAATTTGTCAATTCTTCAATTTGGCAGCCTGGATTTATTTTACCTGTTAATTTCACAAATTCAGTCCCATACAAATAATTTAACAGGAAATTTGGTAAAACTTTGGCCATTTCTCGTGTTACGCCTACATCAATTAATTTCATACATTCTCGAAATTCTTTAATAGCTTTATCCGCAATTTGTTTAGTTTTGTCAAGCTGTATTAAAATGGCATTTTCATCTGTTAAATCATTAATCTTTTTAATTTGGTAAAAATAAAATTTATAAAGACTATAGCAAAGATCCAAAGGAATTTGTGTGGTCATACTAACTGAAATACTCATGTGTGAAAAAGAAGCCGATGAACCGATTCGGTTCAAAAATTTTTGTGCCACCTCATCTGTAATACCAGGAAGACCTGTTTCTTTACTGACATGGACATCTTTACTAAGCTCTTGATAAGAATTAACAATATCGACACAAAGATTCATAATTTCCTCCAATTAATCATACATTTTTGTTAAAAATTCAAGTTGTTTTTTCAAAATTTATTTTATCATTACTTTCGTTTTTGAAACTCAAGGTTTGATATTTTAAAAATTTAATAATTAGCCCATTCTAAACAACTTTAAACTTTATGCGCATTAAAGTCAGGCCTGTAGAAAACAGATTAGTTTAATTAAAAATTTTTTAATATTAAAATTTATTTTGCATTTAGATGATAAGGCTGTTTTTATTAAAATATTTTAAGTTTGGGTGATATAAAACTTGGCATGAAAACTGACCATCACCAGCCATCAAATTATTTTTTAATACTATGAAAAAGCTTTAGAATAGAATGTTTATATATGTGTTAACATATTTAGTAAAAATTAAGTCCTTTAAAATAATTTATTTTGAAGGGCTTTGTTAATCCCAGTTTAACGTAAGAAACCTACAAGAATATTCTAGGAGCTTAGCAGCTTCGATTTCTGTCTTTGAAAAGAACAGTCAAGGCTTGGATGAATTCAAGCAATAATTAGCAAGACCTGCCATCAGATTGCTCAGAAATTTCCATCGACTTCGGTGCCGATGATGTTCTATCTGACAGCTATTTTCAACAGATAATTCACACTTTCAATCATAGCCCTCTTTTTTAGCATGAGTTTATCCGCTAACGTGATCCATTGTTTTTTCATCTTCTTTACTTTTGTGAAAAGATGCATTTCCTTTTGTAGTGGAATATTGGTCAGTTTTTCTGACATATCCCCTTTATCTGCGAATGCTTTTCCTTTCACCCCTTGTATCGTTTCTGGGACAAGTTTGGAAGTAAGAGCTTGATTAATTGTTTATAACCTCTTAATGCTTTATTAGATTACCCTTAACCCGGAAATACTTATGAGAAGCAAGAGTCCGAGCAAGAGCTTCCATTCCCCTATCGCTTATTTGGTTTCCGTTAAGAGAGAGTTCCCTAAGAGTTGTATTGGAAGCAAGAGCCTGAGCAAGAGCTTCCATTCCCTCATCACTTATTTGGTTTCCGTTAAGAGAGAGTTCTCTAAGAGCTGTATTGGAAGCAAGAGCCTGAGCAAGAGCTTCCATTCCCTCATCGCTTATTTGGTTATATTCAAGGGAGAGTGTCTCAAGAGTATTATTGGAAGCAAGAGCCTGAGCAATTGCTTTCGCTCCCTCATCACTTATTTGGTTATAGCTTAGAGCAAGTTTTTTAAGAACAGTATTGTAAGCAAGAGCCTTAAAGATTGCTTTCGCTCCCTTATCGCTTATTTGGTTTCCGTTAAGAAAGAGTTCCCTAAGAGTTGTATTGGAAGCAAGAGCCTGAGCAATTGCTTCCGCTCCCTCATCACTTATTTGGTTATATTCAAGGGAGATTGTCTCAAAGGTATTATTGGAAGTAAGAGCTTTACTAATTGCTTTCGCTCCCTCATCACTTATTTGGTTTCTGTCAAGCCAGAATTGTTTAATAGCAGTATTGTAAGCAAGAGCATGAGCAAGCGCTTCTACTCCCCTATCGGTTATCTGGTTACTATTAAGCCGAAGAAAACTAAGAGCCGTATTAAAAGCAAGTCCATTAGCAATAACTTCCGCTTTCTTATCACTTATTATTCTGTAACTAAAGCTAAGCGAATTGAGCCAAGAATCATTCCTATAAAGTTGAAATAATTCTATACGGTCAATTTCTGAGGTTTTTATTTCCCTTAAAATTTTGCTTATTCTTTCTTTTTTGACCGTTTCTAAATCTAAAGTCGGGCATCGTATAAAACTCCCTTTGAAATAGGGAGCAAACGTTGTAAAAAAAAGTGTTTTTAAATGGGGATTTTTATCGGCTTTAAGAATATGCAAAAGAGGAGCATCTAGCTGAATCGAGGCAAGTGCCACACACCTCTTAAGTTGCAATTCTTCTAATTTGGCAAACTGCAAATAGGTTGGTGCGAGGGGGAAGCGTGGTTTTTCAAACGCACGCAGCTGAGCGCAACGGTTTAAATAAAGCGTTTTGAGATTGGGAGAGCACTTTTCGATTTCCAAAATGGCCTCTTCTTTAATAAATGAACAACCGCTTACATTTAAATAGTCGAGTTCAACATGCAAAAAAGGTTTTAACGTAATGTGATCTAAAACAACGCAGTTCATTAAAGTGACTTTTCGGGGTCGAAGACCTTTATTTTTCATTAAAAAGATTAAGGCATGTAACACGAGGCGTTGCCGCTCTCGATCAAATCTTTCCCCTTTGACCATGTGCTTAAAATCTGCTTCAATCCATTCTCCTTCTTTGTTTGTCCCAAACGCCACATTTGAGGTGCACCGGTTTAGGGTAAACGCAAAAAGCTCACTTTGAGCTTTTTCAGGAGAGTATTCTTCGCGCTGTTGAATTTCTTCAAACGTCGGAGGCTTGCCAAAGCTGGCTGCGTCGGCTTGGGTGGAAGTGAGAGAAATGTCTACTTGGCGGTCGATCGCTTGTTGTAGCCTTTGTTTGGGATCTAAACTGCTTGCAGCAGCTTGCTTATATTTAAAATAAACCCAGCGATCTAGGGTTTGCTTGTGACTCCCCCGTAAGTTGACGAGATAGGGTAAAAGATCGATAGGGGCAAGTCTTTTTTTATCTTTTAA
This window contains:
- a CDS encoding DUF2945 domain-containing protein codes for the protein MTQSIKKGDSVTWNSQQGSIKGKVVKKVVKDETVKVGENKKRRVKASNENPQVIVKSNKTGKQAVHKVESVKKQ
- a CDS encoding transposase, with the protein product MNQALTSKLVPETIQGVKGKAFADKGDMSEKLTNIPLQKEMHLFTKVKKMKKQWITLADKLMLKKRAMIESVNYLLKIAVR